TGTTTTCTGTTCAGTCATATAATCTCTAGCAATAAATGTTTTAATATCGATATTCAGATTATCCGTTCTGGACAGTTTAAACGTTCGATACTCCATTCGATCTAAACAAAACCCCTTCAAATACCAACTCATTTCACTAAAATGAAGTTGGTATGGCTCGACCCGTCTCTGTGACTTGACCCCACTTTGATCTATATAATCGAATGTAAGTAACCTTCCTTGCTCTATTGCTTCCTGACAGGTCTTTAAGATTTGGACAATTTCAGGACGACCATCCCAATTATAAAAAGACAGTTGAATTGTACCTCCCGAAATCGTTGAACCTATCATCGATTCAATCTTTTTAAGCGTTGATTCTACTTCGTCACTAAAGAGAATTTTCCCTAATCCGCCCAGTGCAGTTAGTATATTTTCTAAATCATTGCTACTTAGAAGTCGTTTGTCTATTTTGTATTCATCCATAATCCCATATCCACCGTTCACTCCATTTATAGAATAAATGGGAATGTTAGATAATCCAAGTGTTTCCATATCACGTAGAATCGTTCTTTTGGACACATTGAATAATTTTGCAAATTCGGTAGCTGATACGACATTCTTTTGCAGCAAGATCATTATGATCGATATTAATCTTTCAATTTTGTTCATGATAGTCCTCTTTAGGTAAATAAATTTCGAACATAGCTATAATAGGTGACAATCTAGCTGTCACCTATTATAGCTTACACTTCATGTATTACAAGAAGGAGGTTTTATCATGTCAGTTATTGCATATTTAAATTTTGATGGGAACACAGAACAGGTCATCGCGTTTTACTCAGAAGCTTTAAACGCAAGTAAGGTGAAAAAAGTGAAATTCAAGGATTTTTCACAAGATCCAAACTATCCATTGCCAGAAAATGAGTTGAATATGATTATGGAGTCATCGTTAGAATTCGCTGGTGGGAAAATAATGATGTCGGAT
This window of the Paenibacillus marchantiae genome carries:
- a CDS encoding helix-turn-helix transcriptional regulator; translated protein: MNKIERLISIIMILLQKNVVSATEFAKLFNVSKRTILRDMETLGLSNIPIYSINGVNGGYGIMDEYKIDKRLLSSNDLENILTALGGLGKILFSDEVESTLKKIESMIGSTISGGTIQLSFYNWDGRPEIVQILKTCQEAIEQGRLLTFDYIDQSGVKSQRRVEPYQLHFSEMSWYLKGFCLDRMEYRTFKLSRTDNLNIDIKTFIARDYMTEQKTEQYYQPNLITIKVLISHRIKDQFIERYGQKRIEAHNSELLIAEIDMPQNHFGFRFLASFGTDLEIIEPKAYVEEFREFLNAMINKYV